The Cellulophaga sp. L1A9 genome window below encodes:
- the rho gene encoding transcription termination factor Rho, which translates to MFEISDLKSKKLPELQEIANGLKVPKYKTLKKLDLVYQILDVQAANPKVVQAALSNATPEVAEKPKPAKVLRPKKPRITTKTDKTEEPATEKTVESVPKKPNPRPNKPNPRPVVAKELPSKTTEESPAQETAKATPKEARAPHPKNTKTPVSNQKKEFQKKTPVHNNQNNSNPNQNNPNQNKPNPRPKQEKNNNFDKDLKNRYKEPEYEFDSIIASEGVLDIMQDGYGFLRSSDYNYLSSPDDIYVSQSQIRLFGLKTGDTVLGNVRPPKEGEKYFPLIKVNKINGIDPQVVRDRVAFEHLTPLFPQEKFNLSERQGTISTRIIDLFSPIGKGQRGMIVSQPKSGKTMLLKDIANGIAANHPEVYQIILLIDERPEEVTDMQRNVRGEVVASTFDKEPTEHVRVANIVLEKAKRLVECGHDVVILLDSITRLARAYNTVQPPSGKVLSGGVDANALHKPKRFFGAARNIEGGGSLSIIATALTETGSKMDEVIFEEFKGTGNMELQLDRKIANRRIFPAIDLTSSSTRRDDLLLDEATIQRMWILRKYLADMNPIEAMEFIEQRIKQTKNNEEFLMTMSQ; encoded by the coding sequence ATGTTTGAAATTTCAGATTTAAAATCAAAAAAGCTTCCTGAGCTTCAGGAAATAGCTAATGGTTTAAAAGTACCAAAGTACAAAACCTTAAAAAAACTAGACTTAGTTTATCAAATTTTAGATGTGCAAGCTGCCAACCCTAAAGTTGTACAAGCTGCGCTAAGTAATGCCACTCCCGAAGTAGCAGAAAAACCTAAGCCAGCCAAAGTTCTACGACCTAAAAAACCTAGAATCACAACTAAAACAGACAAAACAGAAGAACCTGCTACTGAAAAAACGGTAGAAAGTGTTCCTAAAAAGCCAAATCCGAGGCCTAATAAGCCAAACCCAAGGCCCGTTGTTGCAAAGGAACTTCCTAGCAAAACTACTGAAGAAAGCCCTGCACAAGAGACAGCTAAAGCAACTCCTAAAGAAGCTAGAGCTCCGCATCCAAAAAATACGAAAACTCCAGTTTCTAATCAGAAAAAAGAGTTTCAAAAAAAGACTCCTGTTCACAATAATCAGAACAACAGCAATCCAAATCAAAATAATCCAAATCAAAACAAACCTAATCCTCGTCCAAAACAGGAGAAGAACAACAATTTTGATAAGGATTTAAAAAACAGGTATAAGGAGCCAGAATACGAATTTGATAGTATTATAGCTAGTGAAGGCGTTCTAGACATCATGCAAGATGGCTACGGTTTCTTGCGCTCTTCTGATTACAATTATTTATCATCACCTGATGATATTTATGTTTCACAATCTCAAATACGCTTATTCGGTCTAAAAACTGGAGATACGGTTTTAGGAAATGTTCGCCCACCAAAAGAAGGAGAAAAGTATTTTCCTTTAATTAAGGTGAATAAAATTAATGGGATTGACCCTCAAGTGGTGCGTGATCGTGTTGCTTTTGAGCATTTAACACCCTTATTCCCTCAAGAAAAATTTAATTTATCAGAAAGACAAGGTACTATATCTACACGAATTATCGACTTATTCTCTCCTATAGGGAAAGGACAAAGAGGTATGATTGTATCGCAACCTAAATCTGGTAAAACAATGTTATTAAAAGACATTGCAAATGGTATCGCAGCCAATCATCCTGAAGTTTATCAAATTATATTACTTATTGATGAACGTCCAGAGGAAGTTACAGACATGCAGCGTAATGTACGTGGAGAGGTTGTAGCATCTACTTTTGACAAAGAGCCAACAGAACACGTAAGAGTGGCTAATATTGTATTAGAGAAAGCTAAAAGATTAGTAGAATGCGGCCATGATGTTGTCATCTTATTAGATTCTATAACACGTTTAGCACGTGCATACAACACGGTACAGCCGCCATCTGGAAAAGTATTAAGTGGTGGTGTAGATGCAAACGCATTACACAAACCAAAACGTTTCTTTGGAGCTGCACGTAACATTGAAGGCGGAGGATCATTATCTATTATTGCAACCGCATTAACAGAAACAGGCTCTAAAATGGATGAAGTTATCTTTGAAGAATTTAAAGGTACCGGTAACATGGAACTACAATTAGATCGTAAGATTGCTAACCGTAGAATATTCCCTGCTATTGATCTTACTTCTTCTAGCACACGTAGAGATGATCTATTGCTAGACGAAGCTACGATACAACGTATGTGGATTTTACGTAAATACCTTGCAGACATGAACCCTATAGAGGCTATGGAGTTTATTGAGCAACGTATTAAACAAACAAAAAACAATGAAGAATTTTTAATGACGATGAGTCAATAA
- the proS gene encoding proline--tRNA ligase, which translates to MSKNLTKRSEDYSKWYNELVVKADLAENSGVRGCMVIKPYGYAIWEKMQAALDTMFKETGHENAYFPLFIPKSYLSKEASHVEGFAKECAVVTHYRLKMAEDGSGIIVDPDAKLEEELIVRPTSETIIWDTYRRWIQSYRDLPILINQWANVVRWEMRTRLFLRTSEFLWQEGHTAHATEKEAVAEAEQMMNIYAEFAENHMAVPVIKGLKTETERFAGAIETYCIEALMQDGKALQAGTSHFLGQNFAKAFDVKFTSKEGKQELVWATSWGVSTRLMGALVMTHSDDKGLVLPPKLAPIQVVIVPIYKGEDQLDAISERIAPLVKELRAKGVSVKYDNRDTYKPGFKFAEYELKGVPIRLAIGQRDMDNGTFEVARRDTLEKETVQADEIVAKIEFLLEDIQKNIFKKASDYRENHITEANNYDEFKEILENKGGFISAHWDGTPETEERIKNETKATIRCIPIDVKLENGVCILTGKPSKNRVLFAKAY; encoded by the coding sequence ATGAGTAAAAACTTAACGAAAAGAAGCGAGGATTATTCTAAATGGTATAATGAACTTGTTGTAAAAGCCGATTTAGCTGAAAATTCGGGAGTTAGAGGTTGTATGGTCATTAAACCTTATGGATATGCCATATGGGAGAAAATGCAGGCAGCCTTAGATACTATGTTTAAGGAGACAGGACATGAGAATGCCTATTTTCCTTTATTTATACCCAAATCATATTTGAGTAAAGAGGCGAGTCATGTAGAGGGTTTTGCAAAAGAATGTGCAGTGGTCACACATTACAGACTTAAAATGGCAGAAGATGGAAGCGGAATTATCGTAGATCCTGATGCCAAATTAGAGGAGGAGTTAATTGTTAGGCCAACCTCTGAAACCATTATTTGGGATACCTATAGAAGATGGATTCAGTCCTACCGAGATTTACCAATATTAATTAACCAATGGGCTAATGTTGTACGTTGGGAAATGCGTACGCGTTTATTTTTACGTACTTCAGAATTTTTATGGCAAGAAGGTCATACTGCTCATGCTACAGAGAAAGAAGCTGTTGCGGAAGCGGAACAAATGATGAATATATATGCTGAGTTTGCTGAAAACCATATGGCTGTTCCTGTAATTAAGGGTTTGAAAACAGAAACAGAGCGATTTGCAGGTGCAATTGAAACATATTGTATTGAAGCACTTATGCAAGATGGAAAAGCGTTGCAGGCAGGAACATCTCACTTTTTAGGTCAGAATTTTGCAAAAGCTTTTGATGTAAAATTTACATCGAAAGAAGGAAAGCAAGAATTAGTTTGGGCTACTTCATGGGGAGTTTCTACGCGATTAATGGGGGCTTTGGTCATGACACATAGTGATGATAAAGGACTCGTGCTTCCTCCTAAATTAGCGCCAATACAAGTAGTTATTGTTCCTATTTACAAGGGTGAGGACCAACTAGATGCTATTTCGGAGCGTATTGCGCCACTTGTAAAGGAATTACGGGCAAAAGGAGTTTCTGTGAAATACGATAACAGAGACACCTATAAGCCAGGGTTTAAATTTGCTGAGTACGAACTTAAGGGAGTACCTATTCGTTTGGCTATAGGTCAAAGAGACATGGATAATGGAACTTTTGAAGTTGCTCGAAGAGATACGCTAGAAAAAGAAACCGTTCAGGCAGATGAAATTGTTGCTAAAATTGAATTCTTACTAGAGGATATTCAGAAGAATATTTTTAAAAAAGCATCCGATTATAGAGAAAATCACATCACAGAAGCAAATAATTACGACGAATTTAAAGAAATTTTAGAAAATAAAGGAGGATTTATTTCTGCGCATTGGGATGGTACTCCGGAAACTGAAGAACGAATTAAAAATGAGACGAAGGCAACAATACGTTGTATTCCGATAGATGTTAAACTTGAAAATGGCGTGTGTATTCTTACCGGAAAACCGTCAAAAAATAGAGTGTTATTTGCGAAAGCGTATTAA
- a CDS encoding DUF2306 domain-containing protein, with product MNSYKILMFTHLITVTPCLFVGAYLLLAQKGSKQHKLIGKIYMSLMFFTALVSLFIPAHVGSQFLNHFGWIHLFSLLTLYSVPTAIVAVKKGNIKGHKRKMIALYFGALIIAGGFTLAPGRYLHQVFFG from the coding sequence ATGAATAGCTACAAAATTTTAATGTTTACACATTTAATAACAGTTACACCATGCCTCTTTGTTGGGGCCTATCTTTTGCTTGCTCAAAAAGGCTCAAAACAACATAAATTGATCGGAAAAATTTATATGTCTTTAATGTTTTTCACCGCACTAGTAAGCCTATTTATTCCCGCTCATGTAGGCAGTCAATTTTTAAACCATTTTGGATGGATACACTTATTTAGCTTATTGACACTTTACAGCGTTCCGACAGCTATAGTTGCCGTTAAAAAAGGTAACATTAAAGGACACAAAAGAAAAATGATAGCCTTGTATTTTGGTGCGCTAATTATTGCGGGAGGCTTTACTCTAGCACCTGGAAGATATTTACACCAAGTATTCTTTGGGTAA
- a CDS encoding T9SS type B sorting domain-containing protein translates to MRLFLSMLCFMLFMTTSAQNSPDCRTAIPVCADIPYLGLADGLGDIEDFDPDVILQTGCLEKGSVSSANIENNTSWFVFRAGTDGQVGFDIEALSDTAEWDFAVYGPDVECETISNGTAEPIRCNYEVNTTSFTGLGINPENGDEGRPNQTQSLNTYDEYLNVTAGEIYYILINNFNTNFDDDAEPFELTFTGSSVDEDQDSALDCTLRDEFLGFDIAACEGDPAITLSALRSPAGPDVVNVIWSVDYEDDGVIDAELLNGPLGTAQELVVPAELASSGRYFVEITTSLATTIVDDILITVFGPPVLEEVIILNSNITNDPDQNNIEIVVEDLRGNGSYEYAINDGAFRDIPIFYDVPPGINTVIINDKNGCGTTEAIEFLVIGYPKFFTPNGDLINDTWNIKGIEDASIIDPVVFIFDRYGKLLIQLDADSTWDGTYIGNPMPASDYWFRFEYAETENGVVIAKILQNHFTLKR, encoded by the coding sequence ATGAGACTATTTTTAAGTATGCTTTGTTTTATGTTGTTTATGACAACCTCTGCTCAAAATTCACCCGATTGTAGAACCGCTATTCCTGTATGTGCAGATATTCCTTATTTAGGGCTTGCAGACGGATTAGGGGATATAGAAGATTTTGATCCTGATGTAATTTTACAAACGGGATGTCTAGAAAAGGGTAGTGTAAGTTCTGCTAATATTGAAAACAATACATCTTGGTTTGTTTTTAGAGCAGGTACAGATGGCCAAGTTGGTTTTGATATAGAAGCGCTTTCTGATACTGCAGAATGGGATTTTGCGGTGTACGGGCCTGATGTAGAGTGTGAGACTATCTCAAATGGCACAGCGGAGCCTATTCGTTGTAATTATGAAGTGAATACTACGAGTTTTACAGGTTTAGGAATAAATCCAGAGAATGGTGATGAAGGTAGGCCAAACCAAACACAGAGTTTAAACACCTATGATGAATACTTAAATGTTACGGCAGGTGAAATTTATTATATTCTAATCAATAATTTTAATACAAATTTTGACGATGATGCAGAGCCTTTTGAGCTTACATTTACAGGAAGTTCTGTGGATGAAGATCAAGATAGTGCTTTAGATTGTACGTTGCGAGACGAGTTTTTAGGATTTGACATTGCAGCCTGTGAAGGTGATCCTGCTATTACTTTAAGTGCGTTGCGTTCTCCTGCAGGACCAGATGTAGTAAATGTTATTTGGTCTGTAGATTATGAAGATGATGGTGTTATTGATGCAGAATTATTAAACGGACCTTTGGGTACTGCTCAGGAGCTTGTTGTTCCTGCAGAACTTGCAAGTTCTGGTCGTTATTTTGTAGAAATAACAACAAGTTTAGCAACCACTATTGTTGATGATATTTTAATTACTGTATTTGGACCTCCAGTGTTAGAAGAGGTAATCATCTTAAATTCGAACATTACCAATGATCCTGATCAAAATAATATTGAAATAGTTGTAGAAGATTTAAGAGGTAATGGTTCTTATGAATATGCTATTAATGATGGGGCGTTTAGAGATATTCCTATTTTTTATGATGTGCCTCCCGGAATAAATACGGTTATAATTAATGATAAAAATGGTTGTGGTACTACTGAAGCTATAGAGTTTTTAGTAATAGGATATCCTAAGTTTTTTACGCCGAATGGCGATTTAATAAATGATACTTGGAATATTAAAGGAATAGAAGATGCTAGTATTATAGATCCTGTAGTTTTTATCTTTGATCGTTATGGTAAATTATTAATACAATTAGATGCAGATAGCACTTGGGATGGTACTTATATTGGAAACCCAATGCCAGCTTCCGATTATTGGTTCAGATTTGAATATGCTGAAACTGAAAATGGAGTAGTAATAGCTAAAATTCTTCAAAATCACTTTACGCTAAAGCGATAA
- a CDS encoding OmpP1/FadL family transporter, whose product MKKYITLIMVAVCAATNAQNIDDVLRYSTDNLQGTARFQAMSGAFGALGGDLSSLNINPAGSAVFNNSQFTISGTNFHVKNENSYNGSNPFNTTENNFDINQIGGVFVFNNSDPNAKWKKFSIGLNFDKVQSFDNYINANYTTTQGIDNYFLSFAEGLPLGPLKLQDGEFTEEAYLDIGSSLGFVEQQAFLGIFGGVIDAVDPDNDNNTAYISTSEYASVSQNYRKISTGYNDKYTFNMASQYEDNLYVGASINVHSIFLDQLTELTENGYDANSQVQFTTFDNLLRSRGNAFSFSLGAIAKVNNSVRLGGSYQSPTWYRISDEFSQRINSTIADEDIGFINFNLINAYDKYTIKTPGKVTGSLALVFGKDGLLSLDYGYQDMSNAELRPDSDPAFAAENNYISNQLQAVSSVRLGGEYRIKQVSLRAGYRYEQSPYENNVIGDLNGISGGLGYNFGPSKLDLAVNSYSQDRNATILSTDPTANLNSDNTNTNVTLSYTLNF is encoded by the coding sequence ATGAAAAAGTATATTACTTTAATCATGGTAGCGGTATGCGCAGCTACGAATGCACAAAATATTGATGACGTTTTAAGATATAGTACAGACAACCTTCAGGGTACCGCAAGATTCCAGGCAATGAGTGGAGCCTTCGGAGCACTAGGAGGAGACTTATCATCTTTAAACATAAACCCTGCAGGATCGGCAGTTTTCAACAATAGCCAATTCACCATTTCTGGAACTAATTTTCATGTAAAAAATGAAAACTCATATAATGGCAGCAATCCTTTTAACACGACAGAAAATAATTTTGATATCAATCAAATAGGCGGTGTATTCGTATTTAACAATAGTGATCCAAATGCGAAATGGAAAAAATTTAGCATAGGATTAAATTTCGATAAAGTACAAAGTTTTGATAATTACATTAATGCTAACTACACGACTACCCAAGGTATCGATAACTATTTCTTGAGCTTTGCAGAAGGCTTACCTTTAGGTCCTTTAAAATTACAGGACGGAGAGTTTACTGAAGAGGCTTATTTAGATATTGGCTCTTCTTTGGGATTTGTAGAACAACAAGCTTTCTTAGGCATTTTCGGAGGTGTAATTGATGCTGTAGATCCTGACAATGACAATAATACTGCCTACATTTCTACAAGTGAATATGCTTCTGTATCTCAGAACTATCGTAAAATTAGTACTGGATATAACGATAAATACACTTTTAATATGGCGTCTCAATATGAAGACAACTTATATGTTGGTGCCTCCATTAATGTACACAGCATATTTCTAGATCAGCTTACGGAACTTACAGAAAATGGATATGATGCCAACTCACAAGTACAGTTCACCACGTTTGATAATTTATTACGTAGTCGTGGAAATGCTTTTTCCTTTAGCTTAGGTGCTATTGCAAAAGTAAACAACAGTGTAAGACTTGGTGGTAGCTACCAATCTCCTACATGGTACAGAATTTCAGATGAATTTTCTCAACGTATTAACTCAACGATAGCAGATGAGGATATTGGTTTTATTAACTTCAACCTTATTAATGCCTACGACAAATACACTATTAAAACTCCAGGAAAAGTAACAGGAAGTTTAGCTTTAGTCTTTGGAAAAGACGGGTTACTAAGTTTAGATTATGGATATCAAGATATGTCTAATGCGGAACTAAGACCTGATTCCGATCCTGCTTTCGCCGCTGAAAACAATTATATTTCAAATCAATTACAAGCTGTTTCTTCTGTTAGACTTGGTGGAGAATACAGAATTAAACAAGTGAGCTTAAGAGCGGGATACCGTTATGAACAAAGTCCTTATGAAAATAATGTTATAGGAGATTTAAACGGAATCTCAGGTGGTCTGGGATACAATTTTGGACCTAGCAAACTAGATTTAGCAGTAAACTCTTATTCTCAAGACAGAAATGCTACAATCCTAAGTACTGATCCTACTGCAAATTTAAATAGCGATAACACAAATACGAATGTAACCTTGTCTTACACGCTAAATTTTTAA
- a CDS encoding DUF4293 domain-containing protein: MIQRIQTLYLLIVILLTAALPFWVNLWSDIEGKEIFAKDDVLISGAFFVSAVLALVSILLYKKRQNQFVVNRLNMILNLFLLGFFVYRSLNLSGEISVSEKGIGMLIPIFSIVFLVLANKAIRKDEDLVKSVDRLR; encoded by the coding sequence ATGATTCAAAGAATCCAAACCTTATATTTACTTATCGTTATACTTTTAACGGCCGCTTTACCGTTTTGGGTAAACCTATGGTCTGATATTGAAGGAAAGGAAATTTTTGCAAAAGATGATGTTTTAATCTCTGGAGCATTTTTCGTTTCGGCCGTATTGGCTTTAGTAAGTATATTATTGTACAAAAAAAGACAAAACCAATTTGTGGTAAACAGATTGAATATGATATTGAACCTTTTTTTACTAGGATTTTTCGTTTATCGATCGCTAAACTTATCTGGAGAAATTTCGGTTTCTGAGAAGGGTATTGGGATGCTGATTCCTATTTTTTCTATCGTTTTTTTAGTCTTGGCCAACAAGGCAATTAGGAAGGATGAGGATCTTGTAAAATCTGTTGATCGCTTACGTTAA
- a CDS encoding metallophosphoesterase encodes MTRILLLSDTHSHIDDTILKYAKKADEIWHAGDIGTLDVTDTLKKIKPIRVVYGNIDDHVAQMEFPLDNRFMCEGVDVWMTHIGGYPNRYNPRIREDIKKNPPKLFISGHSHILKVMWDKKLNLLHMNPGACGKHGFHQVRTMLQFVIDGAEIKDLEIIELGKRG; translated from the coding sequence ATGACCCGAATACTTTTACTTTCTGATACACATAGCCATATAGATGATACGATACTAAAATACGCTAAAAAAGCAGATGAAATATGGCATGCAGGTGATATTGGTACGCTAGATGTTACTGATACATTAAAAAAAATAAAACCAATTAGGGTAGTTTATGGTAACATTGACGACCATGTAGCACAAATGGAATTCCCGCTAGACAACAGATTTATGTGTGAAGGGGTTGATGTCTGGATGACCCATATTGGTGGCTATCCGAATAGATACAATCCTAGAATTCGTGAGGATATTAAGAAAAACCCACCAAAATTATTTATTAGCGGACACTCACATATTTTAAAAGTGATGTGGGATAAAAAGCTAAATCTCCTGCATATGAATCCCGGAGCATGCGGTAAGCATGGCTTTCACCAGGTACGCACGATGCTACAATTTGTTATAGACGGGGCAGAGATTAAAGATTTAGAAATTATTGAATTAGGAAAGAGAGGATAG
- the rpsT gene encoding 30S ribosomal protein S20, whose translation MANHKSALKRIRRNEAVRIRNKYQHKTMRNALRKIRTEEDKKAAETLYPTVVSMIDRLAKRNIIHANKASNLKSKLSKQIAAL comes from the coding sequence ATGGCAAATCACAAGTCAGCGTTAAAGAGAATTAGAAGAAACGAAGCAGTGCGTATCCGTAATAAATATCAGCACAAAACAATGCGTAATGCATTAAGAAAAATTCGTACTGAAGAAGATAAGAAAGCTGCTGAAACTTTATACCCTACTGTAGTTAGTATGATTGATAGATTAGCTAAGCGTAACATTATACACGCTAACAAAGCTTCTAATCTTAAAAGTAAATTATCTAAGCAAATTGCAGCTCTATAA
- the truA gene encoding tRNA pseudouridine(38-40) synthase TruA has product MRYFIRFSYFGKHYHGWQKQPNAVTVQGVLEDALSKLLSDEIILMGAGRTDAGVHAKELYAHFDFEEIPNKENFVFRLNAFLPKDIAVLDVFQVPEEAHARFNAVARTYEYWIVQQKNPFLTNHAHLIKYPLDINKMNEAAQLFLLQTDFECFSKSNTAVNTFNCDVKYAEWKVNDGVLVFTITADRFLRNMVRAIVGTLLEVGLGKIDISNVKAILKSKDRSQAGASAPAKGLYLTSVLYPDNIVKNHG; this is encoded by the coding sequence TTGAGGTATTTTATTCGTTTTTCTTACTTCGGAAAACATTATCATGGGTGGCAGAAACAACCTAATGCCGTTACGGTACAGGGTGTTTTAGAAGATGCCTTATCAAAACTATTATCTGATGAAATTATTTTGATGGGTGCCGGTAGAACAGATGCGGGAGTTCATGCAAAGGAATTGTATGCTCATTTTGATTTTGAAGAAATACCAAATAAAGAAAATTTTGTTTTTCGGTTAAATGCTTTTTTGCCTAAAGATATTGCTGTACTGGATGTTTTTCAGGTTCCAGAAGAAGCACATGCAAGATTTAATGCCGTTGCTAGAACATATGAATATTGGATTGTACAGCAGAAAAATCCGTTTTTAACCAACCATGCTCATTTAATTAAATACCCTTTAGATATTAATAAAATGAACGAAGCGGCCCAGCTTTTCCTATTACAGACAGATTTTGAGTGTTTTTCAAAGAGCAATACAGCCGTAAATACTTTTAATTGTGATGTAAAATATGCGGAATGGAAAGTGAACGATGGGGTTTTGGTTTTTACCATTACAGCAGATCGTTTTTTAAGAAATATGGTGCGCGCTATAGTCGGTACACTGTTAGAAGTTGGATTAGGGAAGATAGATATATCCAATGTTAAAGCTATATTAAAAAGTAAAGATAGGAGCCAAGCAGGGGCGTCCGCGCCAGCAAAAGGCTTATATTTGACCTCAGTTTTATACCCAGATAATATTGTAAAAAACCATGGATAA
- a CDS encoding ABC transporter ATP-binding protein, whose protein sequence is MDNKSGKAFDFLLFKRLVNYTKPYRVTFYGVAIAAILLSGFAVMTAIIVGHIVDEAITQKDSQKLLYMTMAMLGVLIGQVVSQLGFNYYANWLGESVIKDVRIDLFKRMLGFKMKYFDSSSIGVLVTRAVADMQRIGEIFSQGFFVIVADLLKMIVVAGVMLYQSWKLALIVFALLPIIAYATRLFQKAMKIAFTEVRAEVSNLNSFVQERITGMKIVQLFNREEIEKEKFREINEKHQNAWLKTVWYNSIFFPIAEIVSSIAIGLIVWYGGLLNIANVGPSEYGAIFAFILLSDMLFRPLRQIADKFNTLQMGMVAANRVFKILDTESQIEDSGTIEKTTIQGAIDFKEVRFGYLEDEEVLHGISFEVKAGETVAIVGATGAGKSTIINLLNRFYEINSGEIAVDGINIKDYKLASLRSKIAVVLQDVFLFADTIANNISLKNENISLAQIEAAAKEIGVHEFITSLPEGYNYNVKERGTMLSSGQRQLIAFLRAYVSNPSILVLDEATSSVDTYSEQLIQKATDKITEGRTSIIIAHRLATIKKADKIIVMDAGKIVEIGSHKELLKKGGYYNNLYEAQFSIEEVA, encoded by the coding sequence ATGGATAATAAATCAGGAAAAGCATTTGATTTTCTCTTATTTAAAAGATTAGTAAACTACACTAAGCCCTATCGTGTTACCTTCTACGGTGTAGCTATTGCTGCAATTTTACTTTCAGGTTTTGCCGTAATGACGGCAATAATTGTTGGTCATATTGTTGATGAAGCAATTACGCAGAAAGACAGTCAGAAATTATTATATATGACTATGGCTATGTTGGGAGTGCTTATTGGTCAGGTAGTGAGTCAGTTAGGCTTTAATTATTATGCCAACTGGTTAGGAGAATCTGTGATTAAAGATGTTAGAATAGATTTGTTTAAACGCATGTTAGGGTTTAAGATGAAGTATTTTGATAGTTCTTCTATTGGTGTTTTGGTAACTAGGGCAGTTGCAGATATGCAGCGAATAGGAGAGATATTTAGTCAAGGTTTTTTTGTGATAGTAGCAGATTTACTTAAAATGATTGTTGTGGCAGGTGTCATGCTGTATCAAAGCTGGAAATTGGCTTTAATCGTTTTTGCATTATTGCCTATTATCGCCTATGCAACCAGATTGTTTCAAAAAGCAATGAAAATAGCCTTTACGGAGGTTAGAGCAGAGGTGTCTAACTTAAATTCGTTTGTACAAGAGCGAATAACTGGGATGAAAATAGTTCAGCTTTTTAATCGAGAAGAAATTGAAAAAGAGAAATTTAGAGAGATCAATGAAAAGCATCAAAATGCATGGTTAAAAACGGTCTGGTATAACTCTATCTTCTTTCCAATTGCAGAGATTGTTTCTTCTATTGCCATAGGTTTAATTGTTTGGTATGGTGGATTATTAAATATAGCGAATGTAGGTCCTAGTGAGTACGGAGCCATTTTTGCTTTTATTCTACTTTCTGATATGTTGTTTAGGCCATTACGTCAAATTGCAGATAAGTTTAATACCCTGCAGATGGGAATGGTGGCAGCCAATAGAGTATTTAAAATATTAGATACCGAGAGTCAGATTGAAGATTCTGGTACCATAGAGAAGACTACTATTCAAGGAGCTATTGATTTTAAAGAAGTGCGTTTTGGATACTTAGAAGATGAAGAAGTACTGCATGGAATCTCTTTTGAAGTAAAAGCAGGTGAAACTGTTGCTATTGTAGGGGCTACAGGTGCCGGTAAATCAACTATTATCAACTTGTTAAATAGATTTTACGAAATAAACTCAGGCGAAATAGCTGTAGATGGTATAAATATCAAAGACTATAAGTTGGCCTCACTACGTTCTAAAATAGCGGTAGTGCTGCAAGATGTTTTTCTTTTTGCAGATACTATTGCAAATAATATATCATTGAAAAATGAGAATATTTCATTAGCACAAATTGAAGCTGCAGCTAAAGAAATAGGGGTACACGAATTTATAACTAGCTTGCCTGAAGGGTACAACTATAATGTAAAAGAACGCGGTACGATGCTTTCCAGCGGACAGCGTCAGCTCATAGCCTTTTTAAGGGCTTATGTTAGTAACCCTAGTATTCTTGTCTTAGATGAAGCAACGTCGTCTGTAGATACCTATTCGGAGCAGCTGATACAGAAAGCAACGGATAAAATTACAGAAGGTAGAACTTCCATTATTATTGCTCATAGGTTAGCAACGATTAAAAAAGCAGATAAAATTATTGTTATGGATGCTGGTAAAATTGTTGAAATAGGCTCGCACAAAGAACTTCTTAAAAAAGGAGGCTATTATAATAATCTTTATGAAGCGCAATTCTCTATAGAAGAAGTAGCTTAG